The sequence AGCCCGGCTGGAGATGGAACGGGGCAACCTGGAACAGACCGGCGCCCTGGCCGATCGGATCATGCGGGCCGACCCGACGGACCCCTCGGGGCCCTTCATCAAGGCCCTCTCATTGCTCTACCGAAAACGGGTGCGCGACGCCGAGCCCATGGCGCGCAGGGCGCTGGAACTGAACGATCAGGATCCCAAGCATCACAAGCTGTTGGAACAGATCTACCAGTCCAGCGGAGCCTTCGACAAAGCCCGCTTCCATGGCGCCAAGGCGCGGGAATTGACGGGAAAAATGAGGAGATAAGAGTTAGGAGCGGGGGTTGTTAACCCCCGCGTCACGGGGGGACTAACGTCACGGTAGGGACGGCAGTTTCCTGCCACCCCCCGCACAGATCCGTGCGTGCCCGTTAGAGCACACGGCTCCTACCTTGGGTAATGACCGCCAGCCAAACCGTTGCGCCGGCCACGGGTGACGGATCTTCACGGACGGCCAAAGCAGCTTGGCCATCCGTCGCAGCCGTCCCCAGCTGAAGCGGTCGCGCTGGGATCGGCGGCGCAGCACTCGCAGCCATCGCCGTTGCAGCCGATAGCAGAAGCTTTGCAGCCAGCGCATGCTCCCCGGGACCGCAAAATAGTTGAGCCAGCCGTTCAGGACTCGTCCCAGCCATTTTCCTACCTCCCAGTGATCCGCGTGCCGTTGTCTCCACAGCCGCTTCCCCACTCGCCGCAGGGTCCGGTTCATCCGTTTCGCGCTTGGCTTGCGCCCCAGCCGGAATCGCCCCTTCCGGGTCTTCGCGCAATAGTGCGTGAATCCCAGGAAGTCGAACGTTTCCGGTTTCCGCTCCCCGCGTCGCCGTCGATTCGCTGCCGCGAATCTCCCGAACTCCACCAGTCGCGTCTTTTCCGGGTGCAGTTCCAGCCCGAACTCGGCGCACCGTTCCCCCAGGTCTCGGAGAAACCGCTTGGCGTCCGCCCGTCTCTGGAATCCGGCCACGAAGTCGTCCGCATATCGCACCAGAATCGCCTCCCCTTCGGGAACTCGCGGGCGCCACGTCCGATGGAACCACTCGTCCAGCACATAGTGCAGGAACACGTTCGCCAGCACCGGGGAGACAATCGCGCCCTGAGGCGTCCCTCTCCCCGAGTCCGACCAGGTCCCGTCTTCCATCACCCCGGCGTTCAGCCATTTGCGAACCAGTCGCAGCACCCGCCGATCTCCGATCCTTCTCTCCACGAACCGCATGAGCTGTTCCCGGTCGATGGCATCGAAAAACGTGCGGATGTCCGCGTCCACGATCCAGTTGGCCTTTCGCCGTTCGATCCCGTAGGCCAAGGCATCCAGCGCGTCATGCGCCTTCCGTCCGGGCCGGAACCCGTAGCTGAGCCCGAGAAACTCCGCCTCGTAAATCGGCGTCAGGAGCTCGTCCACCACCGCCTTCTGAAGGATCTTGTCCTCCAGGGCGGCGACTCCGAGCGGTCGGGTCCGTCCGTCCGGCTTGGGAATGTGCACCCGCCGGACGGGCGGCGCTCGGTACGCGCCCCGGTGTACGCGGCCATGCAGGTCCAGCAGACGCTCTTCCCGCTTCGCCCCGTACTCCTCCCACCGCTCCCCGTCGATCCCCGGCGCGGCGTCCTTTCTCAGTCCGAGATAGGCGCGGCGCAGTGCCCCGACGGTGAGATGGTGCAAGAGCGCGGTCAGTCGCTCCTTGGGGTTTCTCGCGATCGCTCGCCGTATCCGGTCCGCCGCCTGGGACACGCTCCCCCGTCTCTGCGTCCGGCGCGTGCTGTGGCGAACCGAATTCCCCTTGGTTCCACCCCTTCGCTCCACGGACTCCGCCGAAGGTCTCCCCCCTTTGTTCGCCCGCTTCATCGCTACTATGGATGAATCCGATTGCTTCGTTTCGTCCATCATGAGGTTCGGGTTGCTCCTTTCTCATGCGGCCCCGGTTCGACCACCAGGGCGAAATGAAGCCCTCCCAGGTCCCGATACAAGATGTGCGTGCGTGCCTGAGTTCTTGGACACCGCGGAGCCCGGCTGGCCCTCACCTTGTCGGCCCAGCCGGTGTTGCCTTCGACCGGGACTACAGTCTCGGCGCTTCCGTGCTTGGAGTTTTCGGTGCTCATTGGCCCCGCCCACACGCACCGCTACCGACGCTTCGCCGACGCCCTCACGAGCGCCCACGCACGGCTCGCGGAGAAACGCGGATGGTTAGTCCTTCGTTTCAGCGGACTTTCACCGCCTATCTTGCACCAGTTAGCCTGGCGCACAGTCCCCCCTCCTGGCGTGGCGGGTTGCGAGAGGTGCTGCTAGCATGAGTTTGTACCCACCGAAATCCGGAACTGACGGAGAAATGCTATGAGAGACAGACGATCCCTTTCACGACGCGAGTGGTTGCGCGGCGGTTTGGCGGCGACCGGCGCTTCCCTCCTTCACCCTTCCGTACTCGGATTCGTGCTGCCTCCCATGGAGGCGGGAGAGACCGCGGTGCCCTTCCTGGATCCCCAGCCGGTGAATCCCGACCGGCCCATGGTCCAGTGGGAACAGCTCGAGTCCTGGATCACGCCCGCGTCGGACTTCTTCAGCGTCAAGCACTACGGGATCCCCGAAGTGGACATGGCGAAGTGGAGGCTCAGTGTCGGCGGATTCGTGAACCAGCCCCTTTCGTTGACCCTGGAGGACCTGAAGGCCCGTCCCAAGAGTCACTACACCGCCACCCTCGAGTGCTCCGGAAACGGCGCCTCGGAGCGATTCATGGGGGCCGTCGGGAATGCCCGCTGGAGCGGAACCCGGTTGGGCCCGGTCCTTGAGGAATGCGGTCTGAGCCCGGAGGCCACCGAGGTGGTCTTCTTCGGAGTGGACCGCGGGAAGGAGGAGATCCGGGGCAACGAGTACGAGCAGAATTTCGGGCGCAGTCTTTCGGTCAAGGAGGCCCTTCGGGACCGGGTCCTGCTGGCCTACGAGATGAACGGCAAACCGCTGAGCCAGACCCACGGCGCTCCGCTCCGGCTGGTGGTACCCGGTTGGTATGGAGTGGCCTGGGTCAAGTGGCTCTGGCGGGTCGAGGTCCATGACCGCCAATTCCTGAGCCGCTTCATGGGGCGCGATTACGTCACGATCCGCGGTGAGGAGCGGGACGGCGAGACCATCTGGCGCGAAACCTCGGTGGGCCGCATGAATCTCAAGTCCATCGTGGCCCGGGTGACCCGCATGGATGGCGGGTCCGTCCGGGTCATGGGCGCAGTCTGGAACGACGGGACCCCCTTGAAGGCGGTGGAGCTCAAGCTGGACGACGGCGCTTGGGTGGAGACCGAGTTGGGCGAGGGGAAGGACCATCCCCACTGCTGGACCTTCTGGACGTATGTCTGGAACGATCCCGCGCCGGGCGAGCACTCCCTGGTCTCCCGGGCCGTCGACGCCCGTGGACGGGTCCAGCCGGCGCCCGAAGACGATGTCATCCGGTTGAAGAAAACCTACTGGGAAGCCAACCAGCAGATCCGGCGGCGGATCCGCCTCTGACCGAATGGGAAAACGTCTGGCGGTCTTCGGCGCCGGCGCCATCGGGGGGCAGGTCGGCGCCCGGATGTTCGCCGCGGGACACGACGTTACGCTGATCGAGCCGTGGCCCGAGCAGTTCCGAGCCATTCGGGACTCGGGCTTGCGGATCGAAGACGAGAAGGGACCGGTTCTCCATCGTCCCGCCGTCGTCCACCCGGGCCGGCTCGACCGCCTCGGCCTCGTCGACATCCTCTTCCTGGCGGTGAAATCCTACGACTCCGACGCCGCCGTGAAGACGATGCTCCCGCACCTGTCACCACAGGCCTGG is a genomic window of Acidobacteriota bacterium containing:
- the ltrA gene encoding group II intron reverse transcriptase/maturase encodes the protein MMDETKQSDSSIVAMKRANKGGRPSAESVERRGGTKGNSVRHSTRRTQRRGSVSQAADRIRRAIARNPKERLTALLHHLTVGALRRAYLGLRKDAAPGIDGERWEEYGAKREERLLDLHGRVHRGAYRAPPVRRVHIPKPDGRTRPLGVAALEDKILQKAVVDELLTPIYEAEFLGLSYGFRPGRKAHDALDALAYGIERRKANWIVDADIRTFFDAIDREQLMRFVERRIGDRRVLRLVRKWLNAGVMEDGTWSDSGRGTPQGAIVSPVLANVFLHYVLDEWFHRTWRPRVPEGEAILVRYADDFVAGFQRRADAKRFLRDLGERCAEFGLELHPEKTRLVEFGRFAAANRRRRGERKPETFDFLGFTHYCAKTRKGRFRLGRKPSAKRMNRTLRRVGKRLWRQRHADHWEVGKWLGRVLNGWLNYFAVPGSMRWLQSFCYRLQRRWLRVLRRRSQRDRFSWGRLRRMAKLLWPSVKIRHPWPAQRFGWRSLPKVGAVCSNGHARICAGGGRKLPSLP
- a CDS encoding sulfite oxidase — its product is MRDRRSLSRREWLRGGLAATGASLLHPSVLGFVLPPMEAGETAVPFLDPQPVNPDRPMVQWEQLESWITPASDFFSVKHYGIPEVDMAKWRLSVGGFVNQPLSLTLEDLKARPKSHYTATLECSGNGASERFMGAVGNARWSGTRLGPVLEECGLSPEATEVVFFGVDRGKEEIRGNEYEQNFGRSLSVKEALRDRVLLAYEMNGKPLSQTHGAPLRLVVPGWYGVAWVKWLWRVEVHDRQFLSRFMGRDYVTIRGEERDGETIWRETSVGRMNLKSIVARVTRMDGGSVRVMGAVWNDGTPLKAVELKLDDGAWVETELGEGKDHPHCWTFWTYVWNDPAPGEHSLVSRAVDARGRVQPAPEDDVIRLKKTYWEANQQIRRRIRL